A region of Nostoc sp. HK-01 DNA encodes the following proteins:
- a CDS encoding 2OG-Fe(II) oxygenase, whose protein sequence is MQQLNLFPESTPTLPVTYYPEFLTAQEANELYQHCLQLQWQQNQIRMLGKTTDVPRLECLYGDKGCNYYYSKSVLLRPLPWTDKLTELRNRIIAFTGYSFRIVIGNQYRTGADSIGWHSDTDSSMGLDPAIASISLGAVRKFQIKPIGGSATDFWLEHGSLLLMHPGCQSTHIHQVPKTTKFVTTRINLTFRPHTGGR, encoded by the coding sequence ATGCAACAACTCAATTTATTTCCCGAATCCACCCCAACCTTACCCGTTACCTATTACCCAGAATTCCTAACCGCTCAAGAAGCCAACGAACTCTACCAGCACTGCCTACAACTGCAATGGCAGCAGAATCAAATCAGGATGCTGGGAAAAACTACAGATGTTCCACGCTTGGAATGTTTATATGGCGACAAAGGCTGTAATTACTACTACTCCAAGAGTGTATTGCTCCGACCCTTACCCTGGACTGACAAGCTCACCGAATTGAGAAACAGAATCATTGCATTCACTGGATACAGCTTTCGCATTGTTATAGGTAATCAGTATCGTACAGGCGCGGACTCGATTGGATGGCATTCGGACACCGATTCATCTATGGGACTTGACCCGGCGATCGCATCCATCAGTTTGGGTGCTGTTCGTAAATTCCAGATTAAACCGATAGGTGGTAGTGCCACTGACTTTTGGTTGGAACACGGCAGTCTGCTGTTGATGCACCCAGGGTGTCAGTCTACTCATATACATCAGGTTCCAAAAACAACCAAATTCGTCACCACACGAATCAACCTGACTTTTCGACCACACACCGGGGGCAGATAA
- a CDS encoding transposase, producing the protein MKTKAQYKVKNWNAYDAALKLRGSITFWVNEEIIEQWRNQQKTGKKGASNYYSDVAIATMGTIQSVFHLPGRQAEGFLESLFTLMGIELEVPDHSTLSRRLSKLLVKLPVVPKDEAVHVVVDSTGVKVYGEGEWKVRTHGVGKRRTWRKLHLGVDEGSGEILGAVVTTNDMADCEVLPDILEQIDQPIEQVSGDGGYDTKGCYDTISQHGARAIIPPRSNAKIQLPSNTQAPPYPRDENLRRIHQVGRKQWKLESRYHRRSLSETAIFRLKIIFGGKLRRRFFDNQAVELFLQCAALNRMIQLGKPDSYKVEG; encoded by the coding sequence ATGAAGACGAAAGCTCAGTACAAAGTTAAGAATTGGAACGCTTACGATGCAGCATTAAAGCTTCGAGGCAGTATAACTTTCTGGGTAAACGAAGAGATAATAGAGCAGTGGCGCAACCAGCAGAAAACTGGGAAAAAAGGAGCATCGAATTATTATAGTGACGTGGCGATCGCCACTATGGGAACAATTCAATCGGTGTTTCATTTACCAGGGCGACAAGCAGAGGGGTTTTTAGAATCGCTGTTCACGCTCATGGGAATTGAGCTAGAAGTACCAGACCATTCAACGCTATCTCGTCGTTTAAGCAAGTTGTTGGTGAAACTACCTGTAGTGCCAAAAGATGAGGCTGTCCATGTAGTAGTGGATTCAACTGGTGTGAAAGTGTACGGTGAAGGTGAATGGAAAGTCCGCACACATGGAGTAGGTAAAAGACGGACGTGGCGGAAGTTGCATTTAGGAGTTGATGAGGGCAGTGGCGAAATCCTGGGTGCAGTGGTGACGACTAATGATATGGCTGATTGCGAGGTACTGCCTGACATATTGGAGCAGATTGATCAACCGATAGAGCAAGTATCCGGTGATGGTGGCTATGACACAAAAGGTTGTTATGACACCATTTCACAACATGGGGCGAGGGCGATAATTCCACCACGCAGTAACGCCAAAATTCAACTTCCCTCAAACACTCAAGCACCGCCGTATCCTAGGGATGAGAATCTGCGTCGAATACATCAAGTTGGACGCAAGCAATGGAAACTTGAAAGCAGGTATCATCGCCGCTCTTTGTCTGAGACTGCTATATTTCGGCTCAAGATCATCTTTGGTGGCAAGTTAAGACGACGCTTTTTTGACAATCAAGCTGTCGAGTTATTTTTACAATGTGCTGCCCTGAATCGCATGATCCAGTTAGGTAAGCCTGACTCTTATAAAGTCGAAGGCTAA
- a CDS encoding reverse transcriptase homolog produces the protein MIRHSSNTSESWKTLDWKKFRKDLFRLQKRVFKAVQAGDKRKARSLQKLILKSKAARFLAIRQVSQLNAGKKTAGIDGKKSLSFEERFELETTLKNEAGNWKHQGLREIPIPKKDGTTRMLKIPTIADRAWQCLAKYALEPAHEATFHACSYGFRTGRSAHDAQKLIFNKLNSQANGREKRVIELDIEKCFDRIAHSAIMKNLIAPSGVKIGIFRCLKAGINPEFPEQGTQQGGVVSPLLANVALNGIEGIHRYHKDSGIRNLRVSEKTPEKDIITPCVRYADDMVIMLRPQDDAIEILGKINEFLAERGMKVSENKTKITAATDGFDFLGWHFKVRADGKFNCTPSVENFKKFREKVKKIVNCSNYGSKVKAEKLAPIVRGWRNYHRFCDMAGAKFSLWFMNERTRIVFNKETKNDRQTSVELVQKAFPPVPYSQNGYVMVKGNKSPFDGDLTYWSSRNSKLYNGITSKALQKQNHSCGRCGLKLTSDERVHLHHIDGNHDNWKSKNLQAIHESCHDYLHMSKRVNP, from the coding sequence ATGATTAGGCACAGTAGTAATACTAGTGAATCTTGGAAGACGTTGGACTGGAAAAAATTCCGGAAAGATTTATTCCGCCTACAAAAGAGGGTGTTTAAAGCGGTTCAAGCAGGCGACAAGCGGAAAGCGCGGTCATTGCAAAAACTTATTCTGAAATCCAAAGCAGCTAGATTTTTGGCAATTAGACAAGTATCTCAGCTAAATGCGGGGAAGAAGACAGCAGGTATTGATGGTAAGAAATCCCTTTCGTTTGAAGAACGTTTCGAGTTAGAAACCACACTGAAGAACGAAGCCGGAAACTGGAAACATCAAGGACTACGGGAAATACCTATCCCTAAAAAGGACGGTACTACCAGAATGCTCAAAATTCCCACTATTGCAGACAGAGCGTGGCAATGCCTAGCAAAATATGCACTAGAACCAGCACACGAGGCAACTTTCCACGCTTGTAGTTACGGTTTCAGAACAGGGCGCTCGGCACACGATGCCCAGAAACTCATATTCAACAAACTAAATTCTCAAGCCAACGGAAGAGAAAAACGAGTAATCGAACTCGATATCGAAAAATGCTTCGACAGGATAGCACACTCTGCCATAATGAAAAACTTGATAGCCCCTAGTGGGGTAAAAATCGGGATTTTCAGATGCTTAAAAGCCGGAATAAACCCCGAATTTCCAGAGCAAGGAACACAACAAGGCGGAGTGGTCAGTCCCCTATTAGCTAACGTCGCCTTAAACGGGATTGAAGGTATTCACAGATATCACAAAGATTCTGGGATTAGAAACCTCAGAGTCTCTGAAAAAACCCCCGAAAAAGACATTATAACCCCCTGCGTCCGATATGCTGACGATATGGTAATAATGTTAAGACCTCAAGACGATGCAATCGAGATACTCGGAAAAATTAACGAATTTTTAGCAGAACGCGGGATGAAAGTAAGTGAGAACAAGACTAAGATAACCGCCGCGACAGATGGATTCGACTTCTTAGGATGGCACTTCAAAGTAAGAGCCGACGGAAAATTTAACTGTACCCCCTCAGTGGAGAACTTTAAAAAATTCCGTGAGAAAGTAAAGAAAATCGTCAACTGCTCGAACTATGGTTCTAAGGTAAAGGCTGAAAAGCTAGCACCAATAGTTAGAGGATGGAGAAACTACCACAGGTTCTGTGACATGGCAGGAGCGAAGTTCTCACTTTGGTTCATGAACGAAAGAACCCGAATAGTTTTTAACAAGGAAACGAAGAACGACCGCCAGACAAGCGTCGAGCTTGTGCAGAAGGCATTCCCACCCGTTCCTTACTCCCAAAACGGATATGTCATGGTCAAAGGAAATAAATCCCCCTTCGATGGAGACTTAACTTACTGGAGTTCACGCAACAGTAAGCTATACAACGGTATAACCTCTAAAGCTTTACAAAAGCAAAACCATTCATGCGGTCGATGTGGACTGAAATTGACGAGTGACGAACGAGTTCATCTACACCACATAGACGGTAATCATGATAACTGGAAGTCCAAAAACCTCCAAGCAATCCATGAATCCTGTCACGACTATTTACACATGAGCAAAAGGGTTAATCCCTAA
- a CDS encoding reverse transcriptase yields MQAVMSTNGLKKQLENWSEINWRKVNKLVKNLRHRIFRARELGNFRKLRNLQKLMQRSYANLLLSVRRITQTNKGKATAGIDKEIINTPEQRVILVNNWNGGNLQPTKRVEIPKSNGKKRPLGIPTVRDRIEQAIIVNSLEPEWEAVFEPNSYGFRLGRSCLDAISQNYIRLKSDRDKWVLEADIKGFFDNIAHESILNMISKFPKRNLIEGWLKAGFLFRGKFNPTNTGTPQGGVCSPLLANIGLHGLETFIKSTNPKLGVVRYADDFIITARDKSCLEIAQIQIQQWLSKRGLELSSEKTLITSMEDGFDFLGFNHRHYNGKLLIKPSKKKVLDFCKRIGKEIKAMNGSEQEKVIQKLNPILRGFANYYKGVVSKETFAYVKSRTWEYLWRWAKRRHPNKNTKWVHKRYFKTINGNKWTFATTTSDRRGKQKDLILYPIAHTPIERHVKVKGKASPDDPSLGEYWEKRYQQYGKSYWEKNSRNHKIAQNQNWTCPICGEPLFNGEEIETHHISPVAQGGLDDLENLQHLHKACHKQEHSKTKSTRLK; encoded by the coding sequence ATGCAGGCAGTAATGTCTACAAACGGACTAAAGAAACAACTTGAAAACTGGAGCGAAATTAATTGGCGTAAAGTTAACAAGCTTGTTAAGAATCTACGACATAGAATCTTTCGTGCAAGAGAACTTGGTAACTTCCGAAAGTTGAGAAACTTACAGAAGTTGATGCAAAGAAGCTACGCAAATCTATTATTATCTGTTCGACGTATTACTCAAACCAATAAAGGCAAAGCAACGGCAGGAATTGATAAAGAAATAATCAATACCCCAGAGCAAAGAGTGATTTTAGTTAATAATTGGAACGGCGGAAATCTACAACCTACAAAACGGGTGGAGATACCCAAATCCAACGGTAAGAAACGACCGCTCGGAATCCCAACCGTGCGGGACAGAATCGAACAAGCAATAATAGTTAACTCACTAGAACCTGAATGGGAAGCCGTGTTTGAACCAAATTCTTATGGATTCCGACTCGGTAGAAGTTGCCTAGATGCAATTAGTCAGAATTATATCAGACTGAAAAGCGATAGAGACAAATGGGTTTTAGAAGCTGATATTAAAGGATTCTTTGATAATATTGCCCATGAATCCATCCTAAACATGATTAGCAAGTTTCCGAAAAGGAACCTAATTGAAGGATGGTTAAAAGCTGGATTTCTGTTCAGAGGGAAATTTAACCCAACGAACACTGGTACACCACAAGGTGGGGTTTGCTCGCCCCTACTTGCCAATATCGGATTGCATGGATTAGAAACATTCATAAAATCCACCAATCCAAAACTTGGAGTGGTTCGCTATGCTGATGATTTTATCATTACAGCTAGAGATAAATCCTGTCTCGAAATTGCCCAAATTCAGATTCAGCAATGGTTATCTAAAAGAGGACTCGAACTCAGTTCGGAGAAGACGCTAATTACGTCAATGGAAGATGGTTTTGATTTTCTTGGTTTCAACCACCGCCACTACAATGGCAAACTGCTTATCAAACCCTCGAAGAAAAAAGTCCTAGATTTTTGTAAGCGAATTGGGAAAGAAATTAAAGCAATGAATGGGAGCGAACAAGAGAAAGTTATTCAAAAACTTAATCCAATTCTCCGTGGTTTTGCTAACTATTACAAAGGGGTAGTAAGCAAAGAAACTTTCGCCTATGTTAAAAGCAGAACATGGGAATACCTTTGGCGTTGGGCAAAGCGTAGACACCCAAACAAAAATACAAAATGGGTACACAAGCGTTACTTTAAAACCATCAATGGCAATAAATGGACGTTCGCTACAACAACCAGCGACCGCCGAGGGAAACAAAAGGATTTAATCCTATACCCAATAGCGCACACGCCCATCGAACGCCATGTAAAGGTCAAGGGTAAAGCCTCACCAGACGACCCCTCACTCGGAGAATATTGGGAAAAACGCTACCAACAATATGGGAAGAGCTACTGGGAAAAAAACTCTCGGAACCATAAAATCGCTCAGAACCAAAATTGGACTTGTCCAATCTGCGGTGAACCATTATTCAATGGGGAAGAAATTGAAACCCATCATATATCTCCTGTTGCCCAAGGTGGACTAGACGACCTAGAAAACCTTCAGCATTTACACAAAGCGTGTCATAAACAGGAACATTCAAAAACCAAGTCAACTCGCTTGAAGTAA
- a CDS encoding transcriptional regulator, whose product MISTRMRIRQVKEVEIEGLGERIKQARLDSNKSLEQICDEVGVSRTYWYDVEKETLKGALSIENLRKIEEVLGVDFGVSLEGDCEI is encoded by the coding sequence GTGATTAGTACCAGAATGCGGATAAGACAAGTCAAGGAAGTTGAGATTGAAGGGCTAGGAGAGCGCATTAAGCAAGCTCGGCTGGATTCTAATAAATCCTTAGAGCAAATATGCGATGAAGTTGGTGTTTCGCGGACTTATTGGTATGACGTTGAGAAAGAAACTCTCAAAGGTGCGCTTTCAATTGAAAACCTTCGCAAAATCGAAGAAGTTTTAGGTGTTGATTTTGGTGTAAGCCTAGAGGGGGATTGTGAGATTTAA
- a CDS encoding KAP P-loop domain protein, protein MSIELLRNQISKFLGSETPEVLAIRGEWGVGKTFSWNKFLEDAKNEGRIALKRYAYVSLFGCNSLDNLKFKIFEQVIDTSTIGVKSNIETFRKSIESLTVGRKILKFIPSLPSFRNANISLLLDSIAFLSLNKIIICIDDIERKGDNFKIRDLLGFISLLKEQKNCKIIIILNSEPLNNNEDNDLKIYREKVIDIELLFDPTPEECTEIAITSDNYCSLQIKELSKKLEIKNIRIIKKILRLSDQLESLLKKYEPELIYQALHSMTLLALCYFQRGNDKIPDYDYIKNIGYKIHGLNGKEENIQEKQWNSFLRKYSFYKIDEFDLEIAKSIENGFFNEVSLLAEADKLNAKIIADKSENSFSEAWKKYHNTFANNQEEVVSSLYDSFKKNVYYISPLNLNGTVKLFRCLNENEKADELIEFYINNIKTNKSIFDLKNSPFANHIDDPKIIERFNCESKSSEDDRSPEEVISSLADKNGWSQNDIEILSALTVDDFYQIFISQNGDHLSGWVDACLQFAQISNASDEEKMISNKTIEALVKIGKQSSLNARRVAQFGIRIEGDI, encoded by the coding sequence ATGTCTATTGAATTATTAAGAAATCAGATCAGTAAATTCTTGGGTAGTGAAACACCAGAAGTACTAGCGATTCGAGGCGAATGGGGCGTTGGTAAAACATTTTCTTGGAATAAATTTCTTGAGGATGCCAAAAATGAAGGAAGAATTGCTTTAAAAAGATATGCGTATGTATCATTATTTGGTTGTAATTCATTAGATAACTTGAAATTTAAAATATTTGAACAAGTTATTGATACTAGTACAATTGGAGTAAAATCAAATATTGAAACTTTTAGAAAAAGTATTGAAAGTTTAACTGTCGGTAGAAAAATTTTAAAATTTATCCCAAGCTTACCTTCTTTTAGGAATGCAAATATATCTTTATTGCTAGATAGTATTGCTTTTTTATCTCTTAATAAAATAATTATTTGTATCGATGATATTGAGCGAAAAGGAGATAATTTTAAGATTCGTGATCTGCTTGGTTTCATTTCACTATTAAAAGAACAAAAAAATTGTAAAATTATTATTATCTTAAATAGTGAGCCTTTAAATAATAATGAAGATAATGATTTAAAAATATATCGAGAAAAAGTTATCGATATAGAGTTACTATTTGATCCTACACCAGAAGAATGTACAGAAATAGCTATCACTTCGGACAATTACTGCTCATTACAAATAAAAGAATTGTCTAAAAAATTAGAAATAAAGAATATAAGAATTATTAAAAAAATTCTTAGGCTCTCCGACCAACTTGAATCTTTATTAAAAAAATACGAGCCAGAATTAATATATCAAGCTTTACATAGTATGACACTTTTAGCCTTATGCTACTTTCAACGAGGTAATGACAAAATTCCTGATTATGACTATATAAAGAATATTGGTTATAAAATACATGGGCTAAATGGTAAAGAAGAAAATATACAAGAGAAGCAATGGAATTCATTTCTTAGAAAGTATTCGTTTTATAAAATAGATGAGTTTGATTTAGAGATTGCTAAATCCATAGAGAATGGATTTTTCAATGAGGTTTCGTTATTGGCAGAGGCAGATAAATTAAATGCTAAAATCATAGCTGATAAATCAGAAAATTCATTTTCAGAAGCCTGGAAAAAATATCACAATACTTTTGCTAATAATCAAGAAGAAGTTGTAAGCTCTCTTTATGATAGTTTTAAAAAAAATGTTTACTATATAAGTCCTCTTAATTTAAATGGTACAGTCAAGCTTTTTAGATGCTTAAATGAAAATGAAAAGGCAGATGAATTAATTGAATTTTATATTAATAATATAAAAACTAACAAATCAATCTTTGATTTAAAAAATTCTCCATTTGCGAATCATATAGATGATCCAAAAATTATTGAAAGATTTAATTGTGAAAGCAAATCTTCTGAAGATGATAGAAGCCCAGAAGAAGTTATTAGTAGTTTAGCTGATAAAAATGGATGGAGTCAAAATGATATAGAAATACTTTCTGCTCTTACGGTAGACGACTTCTATCAAATATTTATTAGCCAAAATGGAGATCATTTATCAGGATGGGTTGATGCTTGTCTTCAATTTGCACAGATAAGTAATGCCTCTGATGAGGAAAAGATGATATCTAATAAGACTATTGAAGCACTAGTCAAAATTGGAAAGCAGAGTTCGCTGAACGCACGGAGAGTAGCTCAGTTCGGTATAAGAATTGAAGGTGATATATAA